A region from the Vanacampus margaritifer isolate UIUO_Vmar chromosome 5, RoL_Vmar_1.0, whole genome shotgun sequence genome encodes:
- the c15h3orf52 gene encoding TPA-induced transmembrane protein — MEVELQTFKTNGSDATGHLVSTGNGDNHAYRCRDPAEGSLLLSAQNGYNGDTMASGREATEVFSVSQESAVRKAKRELCEEVCGRVRLWMLIVFLAAAIVAVVLVSLAVCAAVHEDVDEKFDCSSFRVPRLFNGSFRLPGLTFNEDLFSVSSNQSRAIASDLQGKLSDVYASSPALGRYFSKAEIHALRNGSVIAEYQLTFVMPEEDEERLRRFTLSREMVYNVLRQFLFQQESRAASSNLYIDPASLKMS; from the exons ATGGAAGTTGAGTTACAAACGTTTAAAACGAATGGGAGCGACGCCACGGGCCATTTG GTGAGCACGGGCAACGGTGACAATCACGCCTACAGATGCCGCGACCCGGCCGAGGGAAGCTTGCTGCTGAGCGCTCAG AACGGTTACAATGGCGACACGATGGCTTCAGGAAGGGAAGCAACTGAAGTATTCTCGGTATCTCAG GAGAGCGCGGTGCGCAAGGCGAAGCGAGAGCTGTGCGAGGAAGTGTGCGGCAGAGTGCGCCTGTGGATGCTCATCGTCTTCCTCGCCGCCGCCATTGTCGCCGTCGTCCTCGTGTCTCTGGCCGTGTGCGCAG CCGTTCACGAGGACGTCGACGAGAAGTTCGACTGCTCGTCGTTCCGAGTTCCTCGCCTCTTCAACGGCAGCTTCAGGCTGCCCGGCCTCACCTTCAACGAGGACCTCTTCAGCGTTTCGTCCAATCAGAGCCGAGCCATCGCCAGCGACCTGCAAGGCAAG CTGTCTGACGTGTACGCGTCTTCCCCCGCGCTTGGACGCTACTTCTCCAAAGCGGAAATTCATGCCCTCCG CAACGGCTCGGTGATCGCCGAGTACCAGCTGACGTTCGTCATGcccgaggaggacgaggagcggCTGAGGCGCTTCACGCTGAGCAGGGAGATGGTGTACAACGTGCTCAGGCAGTTCCTCTTCCAGCAGGAGAGCCGCGCCGCCTCGTCCAATTTGTACATCGACCCCGCTTCCCTCAAGATGTCGTGA
- the LOC144052261 gene encoding capZ-interacting protein isoform X2, with protein MEDSPAKLSVAELAGRFKGHILPMPAAHDESPFRRKPPCSLKFPIRKDDGQESNTNTNRTISVSPVKIRMKNSSVIERLQANLALSPTTLLPSPKSPKANRQPDSPSPTDATTATTPLAPTLQPTQLSGEEEGEDQEDPISFDSPPEGTSLPSFHKTRVRLSFKRRPPTRQHRRSAGEEAAPFDSVPSPCELHSLEANGDVILQCPGRVTLKEDEGDGGEKDRDCVEAQGEQLKTPPEEEKETREEQQTDGGNANAPH; from the exons ATGGAG GATTCTCCAGCCAAGCTATCAGTGGCCGAGCTGGCTGGCAGGTTCAAAGGTCATATACTACCCATGCCCGCTGCGCATGATGAG TCGCCCTTTCGACGAAAACCTCCATGTTCGCTCAAGTTTCCCATCCGGAAAGATGATGGGCAAGAATCTAAT aCGAACACTAATAGAACGATCTCCGTGAGTCCCGTTAAAATCAGGATGAAGAACTCCTCGGTCATCGAGAGACTTCAG GCCAACCTCGCATTGTCGCCCACCACCTTGCTGCCGTCACCTAAGAGCCCCAAGGCGAACCGTCAACCTGATTCGCCGTCGCCCACTGACGCTACCACCGCCACCACGCCGCTAGCCCCCACCCTGCAGCCCACCCAGCTGtccggggaggaggagggggaggatcAGGAGGACCCCATCAGCTTCGACAGTCCTCCTGAAGGGACCTCGCTGCCCAGCTTCCACAAG ACTCGAGTCCGGCTGTCCTTCAAGAGGCGTCCGCCCACGAGACAACACAGAAGGTCGGCGGGAGAGGAGGCGGCGCCCTTCGACAGCGTCCCGTCACCGTGTGAACTGCACTCGCTCGAAGCCAACGGGGACGTCATTTTACAGTGCCCGGGCCGGGTCACTCTTAAAGAAGACGAGGGCGATGGTGGTGAGAAGGACAGGGACTGTGTGGAGGCGCAGGGGGAGCAACTAAAGACCCCCCCAGAGGAAGAAAAGGAGACTCGGGAGGAGCAGCAGACGGATGGAGGAAATGCAAACGCGCCCCATTGA
- the LOC144052261 gene encoding capZ-interacting protein isoform X1: MFVLILCALSPNKDSPAKLSVAELAGRFKGHILPMPAAHDESPFRRKPPCSLKFPIRKDDGQESNTNTNRTISVSPVKIRMKNSSVIERLQANLALSPTTLLPSPKSPKANRQPDSPSPTDATTATTPLAPTLQPTQLSGEEEGEDQEDPISFDSPPEGTSLPSFHKTRVRLSFKRRPPTRQHRRSAGEEAAPFDSVPSPCELHSLEANGDVILQCPGRVTLKEDEGDGGEKDRDCVEAQGEQLKTPPEEEKETREEQQTDGGNANAPH; this comes from the exons ATGTTTGTTCTTATTTTGTGTGCGTTGTCGCCCAACAAGGATTCTCCAGCCAAGCTATCAGTGGCCGAGCTGGCTGGCAGGTTCAAAGGTCATATACTACCCATGCCCGCTGCGCATGATGAG TCGCCCTTTCGACGAAAACCTCCATGTTCGCTCAAGTTTCCCATCCGGAAAGATGATGGGCAAGAATCTAAT aCGAACACTAATAGAACGATCTCCGTGAGTCCCGTTAAAATCAGGATGAAGAACTCCTCGGTCATCGAGAGACTTCAG GCCAACCTCGCATTGTCGCCCACCACCTTGCTGCCGTCACCTAAGAGCCCCAAGGCGAACCGTCAACCTGATTCGCCGTCGCCCACTGACGCTACCACCGCCACCACGCCGCTAGCCCCCACCCTGCAGCCCACCCAGCTGtccggggaggaggagggggaggatcAGGAGGACCCCATCAGCTTCGACAGTCCTCCTGAAGGGACCTCGCTGCCCAGCTTCCACAAG ACTCGAGTCCGGCTGTCCTTCAAGAGGCGTCCGCCCACGAGACAACACAGAAGGTCGGCGGGAGAGGAGGCGGCGCCCTTCGACAGCGTCCCGTCACCGTGTGAACTGCACTCGCTCGAAGCCAACGGGGACGTCATTTTACAGTGCCCGGGCCGGGTCACTCTTAAAGAAGACGAGGGCGATGGTGGTGAGAAGGACAGGGACTGTGTGGAGGCGCAGGGGGAGCAACTAAAGACCCCCCCAGAGGAAGAAAAGGAGACTCGGGAGGAGCAGCAGACGGATGGAGGAAATGCAAACGCGCCCCATTGA
- the mlnr gene encoding growth hormone secretagogue receptor type 1 isoform X1: MLTSSHCHHSIRAPSSPLGGGGGGRGAALRSCRHISQIAVGRRIGSPDRFFHFTEVKMPWTRAQVDLQSPEAAEPAAVAVVDHHYEGSLFPTSTLIPVTAICVAILVVGVAGNTMTILIIQHFKDMKTTTNLYLSSMAVSDLLIFLCLPFDLYRLWKYVPWLFGEAVCLLYHYVFEGCTSATILHIAALSVERYLAISFPLRTKVLVTKRRVHYIIAALWGFALASSTPTLFLVGVEYDNGTGARGGGQCKHTDAAIHSGRLHIMLWVSTGYFLCPMLCLLFLYGSIGLKLWRSRGDVRGPGALARERSHRQTVKILVVVVLAFIICWLPYHIGRNLFAQVDDYDTAMLSQHFNMASMVLCYLSASINPVVYNLMSRKYRSAAKRLFLLHRRAQPPLGSHRGRQSRLSAADPGESVTGSAAERLRLAAIER; the protein is encoded by the exons ATGCTAACTTCCTCCCATTGTCATCATTCAATTAGGGCTCCAAGCTCCCCtttgggaggaggaggaggaggaagaggagctgcTCTTCGCTCTTGTCGCCACATCAGCCAAATCGCTGTTGGCCGCCGGATCGGAAGTCCGGATCGCTTCTTCCATTTCACAG AAGTGAAGATGCCGTGGACCCGCGCCCAGGTGGATCTCCAATCGCCCGAGGCGGCCGAGCCTGCGGCCGTGGCCGTGGTCGACCACCACTACGAGGGCTCCCTGTTCCCCACCTCCACGCTGATCCCCGTGACGGCCATCTGCGTGGCCATCTTGGTGGTGGGCGTGGCGGGCAACACCATGACCATCCTCATCATCCAGCACTTCAAGGACATGAAGACCACCACCAACCTGTACCTGTCCAGCATGGCCGTGTCGGACCTGCTCATCTTCCTGTGCCTGCCCTTTGACCTCTACCGCCTGTGGAAGTACGTGCCGTGGCTGTTCGGCGAAGCCGTGTGCCTGCTCTACCACTACGTCTTCGAGGGCTGCACGTCGGCCACCATTTTGCACATCGCCGCCTTGAGCGTGGAGCGCTACCTGGCCATCAGCTTCCCGCTTCGCACCAAGGTCCTGGTGACCAAACGCCGCGTCCATTACATCATCGCCGCCCTGTGGGGCTTCGCCCTGGCCTCGTCCACGCCCACGCTCTTCCTGGTGGGCGTGGAGTACGACAACGGGACGGGGGCGCGCGGCGGCGGCCAGTGCAAGCACACGGACGCCGCCATCCACTCGGGCCGGCTGCACATCATGCTGTGGGTGTCCACCGGCTACTTCCTGTGCCCCATGCTCTGCCTGCTCTTCCTCTACGGATCCATCGGCCTCAAGCTGTGGAGGAGCCGCGGCGACGTGAGGGGACCCGGCGCGCTCGCCAGGGAACGATCGCACAGGCAGACCGTCAAGATCCTCG TGGTGGTGGTGTTGGCCTTCATCATCTGCTGGCTTCCGTACCACATCGGCCGCAACCTGTTTGCCCAAGTggacgactacgacacggccaTGCTGAGCCAGCACTTCAACATGGCCTCCATGGTGCTGTGCTACCTGAGCGCCTCCATCAACCCGGTGGTCTACAACCTGATGTCGCGCAAGTACCGCTCGGCCGCCAAGCGCCTCTTCCTCCTTCACCGGCGGGCCCAACCGCCCCTCGGCAGCCATCGCGGTCGCCAGAGCCGGCTGAGCGCCGCCGACCCCGGCGAGAGCGTGACCGGGTCCGCCGCCGAACGTCTCCGCCTGGCCGCCATCGAGCGTTGA
- the mlnr gene encoding growth hormone secretagogue receptor type 1 isoform X2, which translates to MPWTRAQVDLQSPEAAEPAAVAVVDHHYEGSLFPTSTLIPVTAICVAILVVGVAGNTMTILIIQHFKDMKTTTNLYLSSMAVSDLLIFLCLPFDLYRLWKYVPWLFGEAVCLLYHYVFEGCTSATILHIAALSVERYLAISFPLRTKVLVTKRRVHYIIAALWGFALASSTPTLFLVGVEYDNGTGARGGGQCKHTDAAIHSGRLHIMLWVSTGYFLCPMLCLLFLYGSIGLKLWRSRGDVRGPGALARERSHRQTVKILVVVVLAFIICWLPYHIGRNLFAQVDDYDTAMLSQHFNMASMVLCYLSASINPVVYNLMSRKYRSAAKRLFLLHRRAQPPLGSHRGRQSRLSAADPGESVTGSAAERLRLAAIER; encoded by the exons ATGCCGTGGACCCGCGCCCAGGTGGATCTCCAATCGCCCGAGGCGGCCGAGCCTGCGGCCGTGGCCGTGGTCGACCACCACTACGAGGGCTCCCTGTTCCCCACCTCCACGCTGATCCCCGTGACGGCCATCTGCGTGGCCATCTTGGTGGTGGGCGTGGCGGGCAACACCATGACCATCCTCATCATCCAGCACTTCAAGGACATGAAGACCACCACCAACCTGTACCTGTCCAGCATGGCCGTGTCGGACCTGCTCATCTTCCTGTGCCTGCCCTTTGACCTCTACCGCCTGTGGAAGTACGTGCCGTGGCTGTTCGGCGAAGCCGTGTGCCTGCTCTACCACTACGTCTTCGAGGGCTGCACGTCGGCCACCATTTTGCACATCGCCGCCTTGAGCGTGGAGCGCTACCTGGCCATCAGCTTCCCGCTTCGCACCAAGGTCCTGGTGACCAAACGCCGCGTCCATTACATCATCGCCGCCCTGTGGGGCTTCGCCCTGGCCTCGTCCACGCCCACGCTCTTCCTGGTGGGCGTGGAGTACGACAACGGGACGGGGGCGCGCGGCGGCGGCCAGTGCAAGCACACGGACGCCGCCATCCACTCGGGCCGGCTGCACATCATGCTGTGGGTGTCCACCGGCTACTTCCTGTGCCCCATGCTCTGCCTGCTCTTCCTCTACGGATCCATCGGCCTCAAGCTGTGGAGGAGCCGCGGCGACGTGAGGGGACCCGGCGCGCTCGCCAGGGAACGATCGCACAGGCAGACCGTCAAGATCCTCG TGGTGGTGGTGTTGGCCTTCATCATCTGCTGGCTTCCGTACCACATCGGCCGCAACCTGTTTGCCCAAGTggacgactacgacacggccaTGCTGAGCCAGCACTTCAACATGGCCTCCATGGTGCTGTGCTACCTGAGCGCCTCCATCAACCCGGTGGTCTACAACCTGATGTCGCGCAAGTACCGCTCGGCCGCCAAGCGCCTCTTCCTCCTTCACCGGCGGGCCCAACCGCCCCTCGGCAGCCATCGCGGTCGCCAGAGCCGGCTGAGCGCCGCCGACCCCGGCGAGAGCGTGACCGGGTCCGCCGCCGAACGTCTCCGCCTGGCCGCCATCGAGCGTTGA